One stretch of Nocardia mangyaensis DNA includes these proteins:
- a CDS encoding ComF family protein gives MTALLDLMLPDRCGGCGLAGQPWCVACAAELARPPVRIHPRADPGVPCWALGPYAGPGRRAVLAAKEHGRRDLAEPLGLASALALARLRAPDRPLVLVPAPTRAAAARRRGGDPVARAARCAAGWLIDCRTVPLLRLARGVRDSVGLTTWQRAHNLRDKVMVDEAVLARAGIGAKVEVVLVDDVLTTGATACESVRVLGRIGVPARAVLVTCAA, from the coding sequence ATGACGGCACTGCTCGATCTGATGTTGCCCGACCGGTGCGGCGGGTGTGGCCTGGCCGGGCAGCCGTGGTGTGTCGCGTGTGCGGCCGAGCTCGCGCGACCTCCGGTACGGATCCATCCCCGCGCCGACCCCGGCGTGCCGTGCTGGGCGCTCGGTCCCTACGCCGGTCCGGGTCGACGCGCGGTACTGGCCGCCAAGGAACACGGTAGGCGCGACCTGGCCGAACCGCTCGGCCTGGCATCGGCGCTGGCGCTGGCCCGGCTACGGGCCCCAGACCGCCCCCTGGTGCTCGTGCCCGCCCCGACCAGAGCGGCGGCCGCGCGGCGCCGCGGCGGTGACCCGGTGGCCCGCGCCGCCCGGTGCGCGGCCGGGTGGCTGATCGATTGCCGGACCGTCCCGCTGCTGCGGCTCGCGCGTGGCGTGCGCGATTCGGTGGGCCTGACGACGTGGCAGCGTGCACACAATCTGCGCGACAAGGTCATGGTCGACGAGGCGGTGCTGGCGCGGGCCGGAATCGGCGCGAAAGTCGAGGTGGTCCTGGTCGACGATGTGCTCACGACCGGGGCGACCGCATGCGAATCGGTGCGGGTTCTTGGTCGGATCGGTGTACCGGCGAGAGCCGTTTTGGTGACCTGTGCGGCTTGA
- the mtrB gene encoding MtrAB system histidine kinase MtrB, producing the protein MAWFQAVGTALGHLWRRSLQLRVIVSTLTLSLIVITILGVVLTGQITDRLLEAKINAAVEEMDRARSTVENRLAGVHDASSQQQRLADARSALSSRGGTGQSSGAAGSFDSALAMVGGTPPQELTTGPISQVPQELRRFVQRNQVSYQFTTVADPDGYRGRALIIGSPSAEVATLEIYLIFPLASEESSLSLMRGTMLIGGVVLLVLLAAITALVTRQVVLPIRSAARIAGRFADGRLKERMLVRGEDDMARLAQAFNEMAESLSNQITQLEEFGNLQRRFTSDVSHELRTPLTTVRMAADLIHGSSDDLDPALARSSELLVNELDRFEGLLNDLLEISRHDAGVAELQVESLDVRMCARAAISTVRHLAKDAGVEVVIDLPEEPVVAEVDPRRVERVLRNLLANAIDHSEGKPVLIRMRGDAEANAVATVVRDQGVGLRPGEEKLVFNRFWRSDPSRVRRSGGTGLGLSISVEDANLHEGRLEAWGDPGIGASFRLLLPMVRGRKLGQSPLALEPMLRKVPALPESESVEPAVIELPAAESADDPDATEPTAPEHTPQDSTPAERTGDLAATNGRGDTASGADDDQPMPTETGDRQT; encoded by the coding sequence CTGGCCTGGTTCCAGGCCGTGGGGACCGCACTGGGCCACCTGTGGCGCCGGTCGCTGCAGCTGCGGGTCATCGTGTCCACGCTGACCCTCTCGCTCATCGTGATCACGATCCTCGGGGTCGTGCTGACCGGTCAGATCACCGACCGGCTCCTCGAAGCCAAGATCAACGCGGCGGTCGAGGAGATGGATCGTGCCCGCAGCACGGTCGAGAACCGGCTCGCCGGCGTGCACGACGCGAGCAGTCAGCAGCAGCGGCTCGCCGACGCGCGCAGCGCGCTGTCCAGCCGCGGCGGCACCGGCCAGTCCAGCGGCGCCGCGGGCAGCTTCGACTCGGCGCTGGCGATGGTGGGCGGCACCCCGCCCCAGGAGCTCACCACCGGCCCTATCTCGCAGGTGCCCCAGGAACTGCGCCGCTTCGTCCAGCGCAATCAGGTCTCCTACCAGTTCACCACCGTCGCCGACCCGGATGGCTACCGCGGCCGCGCGCTGATCATCGGCAGCCCGAGCGCCGAGGTCGCGACCCTGGAGATCTACCTGATCTTCCCGCTGGCCAGCGAGGAGTCGAGCCTGTCGCTGATGCGCGGCACGATGCTCATCGGCGGCGTGGTGCTGCTGGTGCTGCTCGCCGCGATCACCGCACTGGTCACCAGGCAGGTGGTGCTGCCGATTCGGTCGGCCGCGCGGATCGCGGGTCGATTCGCCGACGGCCGGCTCAAGGAACGCATGCTCGTGCGCGGCGAGGACGACATGGCCCGCCTGGCGCAGGCGTTCAACGAGATGGCCGAGAGCCTCTCGAACCAGATCACCCAGCTCGAGGAATTCGGCAATCTGCAGCGCCGCTTCACCTCCGATGTCAGCCATGAGCTGCGTACTCCGCTGACGACCGTGCGCATGGCCGCCGATCTCATCCACGGCTCCAGCGACGATCTCGACCCGGCGCTGGCCCGCAGTTCGGAATTGCTGGTCAACGAACTGGACCGGTTCGAGGGTCTGCTGAACGATCTGCTCGAGATCTCGCGCCACGACGCCGGCGTGGCCGAGCTGCAGGTGGAGTCGCTGGACGTGCGGATGTGCGCGCGGGCCGCGATCTCCACCGTGCGCCACCTGGCCAAGGATGCCGGGGTCGAGGTGGTCATCGATCTGCCGGAGGAGCCGGTGGTCGCCGAGGTCGACCCGCGGCGCGTCGAACGGGTGCTGCGCAATCTGCTCGCCAACGCCATCGACCACAGCGAGGGCAAGCCGGTGCTGATCCGGATGCGTGGCGACGCCGAGGCCAACGCGGTCGCCACGGTGGTGCGCGATCAGGGCGTCGGGCTGCGGCCGGGCGAGGAGAAGCTGGTGTTCAACCGGTTCTGGCGCTCGGACCCCTCGCGGGTGCGTCGCTCCGGCGGGACCGGGCTCGGCCTGTCGATCAGCGTCGAGGACGCGAACCTGCACGAGGGCAGGCTCGAGGCCTGGGGTGATCCCGGCATCGGCGCCAGCTTCCGATTGCTGCTGCCGATGGTGCGTGGCCGTAAGCTCGGGCAGAGCCCGCTCGCGCTGGAACCGATGCTGCGCAAGGTACCGGCGTTGCCGGAATCCGAATCGGTCGAGCCGGCCGTCATCGAGCTGCCCGCCGCCGAATCGGCCGACGATCCCGACGCCACGGAGCCCACGGCGCCGGAGCACACACCCCAGGACAGCACACCGGCCGAGCGCACCGGCGACCTGGCCGCGACCAACGGTCGCGGTGACACCGCGAGCGGCGCGGACGACGACCAGCCGATGCCCACCGAGACCGGAGACCGACAGACATGA
- the hpf gene encoding ribosome hibernation-promoting factor, HPF/YfiA family, giving the protein MTTSSRASVRDADPSALVDSADDSTETTHAEVVVSGRNVEIPDHYRIYVSEKLARLERFDPSIFLFDVELFHERNRRQRKACQRVEITARGRGPIVRAEACADSFYAAFESATQKIESRLRRAKDKRRVVHYGEKTPVSVAQATATLVDDSLFAPPNGAAHQHAEEPDESGPGHIVRTKVHTATPMSVDDALYQMELVGHDFFLFHDRETDRPSVVYRRHAFDYGLIRLA; this is encoded by the coding sequence GTGACGACTTCTTCACGGGCATCAGTGCGAGACGCTGACCCTTCGGCCCTGGTGGACAGTGCCGACGACTCGACCGAGACCACACACGCCGAAGTGGTGGTGTCCGGTCGCAATGTCGAAATCCCTGACCACTATCGAATCTACGTGTCGGAGAAGCTCGCTCGACTCGAGCGCTTCGATCCGTCGATCTTTCTCTTCGATGTGGAGCTCTTCCACGAACGCAACCGTCGTCAACGCAAGGCCTGTCAGCGTGTGGAGATCACCGCGCGTGGCCGGGGACCCATCGTGCGTGCCGAGGCGTGCGCCGACAGTTTCTACGCCGCGTTCGAGTCGGCCACCCAGAAGATCGAGAGCAGGCTGCGCCGAGCCAAGGACAAGCGGCGCGTCGTGCACTACGGCGAGAAGACCCCCGTCTCCGTCGCCCAGGCGACCGCCACCCTGGTGGACGACTCACTGTTCGCCCCGCCCAACGGCGCCGCGCATCAGCATGCCGAGGAACCCGACGAGAGCGGTCCCGGCCACATCGTGCGCACCAAGGTGCACACCGCTACCCCGATGTCAGTCGACGATGCCCTCTACCAGATGGAACTCGTCGGCCACGACTTCTTCCTGTTCCACGATCGCGAGACCGACCGTCCCTCGGTGGTCTACCGCAGACACGCCTTCGACTACGGCCTGATCCGATTGGCCTGA
- the mtrA gene encoding MtrAB system response regulator MtrA — MKPKILVVDDDMALAEMLTIVLRGEGFDPHVVGDGTQALSAVREIRPDLVLLDLMLPGMNGIDVCRVLRADSGVPIVMLTAKTDTVDVVLGLESGADDYIVKPFKPKELVARVRARLRRTEDEPAELLSIADIVIDVPAHKVTRGGTQISLTPLEFDLLVALARKPRQVFTREVLLEQVWGYRHAADTRLVNVHVQRLRAKVEKDPENPEIVLTVRGVGYKAGPP; from the coding sequence TGCTGACCATCGTCTTGCGCGGGGAAGGGTTCGACCCGCACGTGGTCGGCGATGGCACGCAGGCCCTGTCGGCGGTGCGGGAGATCCGCCCCGACCTGGTGTTGCTGGACCTGATGCTGCCCGGCATGAACGGCATCGATGTGTGCCGCGTGCTACGGGCCGATTCCGGCGTCCCGATCGTGATGCTCACCGCCAAGACCGACACGGTCGACGTGGTGCTCGGTCTGGAGTCCGGCGCGGACGATTACATCGTCAAGCCGTTCAAGCCCAAGGAACTCGTCGCCCGCGTGCGCGCGCGCCTGCGCCGCACCGAGGACGAGCCCGCCGAGCTGCTCTCCATCGCCGACATCGTCATCGACGTGCCCGCGCACAAGGTGACCCGCGGCGGTACGCAGATCTCGCTGACCCCGCTGGAGTTCGACCTGCTGGTCGCGCTCGCGCGCAAGCCGCGTCAGGTGTTCACCCGCGAGGTGCTGCTCGAACAGGTCTGGGGCTACCGGCACGCCGCCGACACCCGCCTGGTCAACGTGCACGTGCAGCGACTACGCGCCAAGGTCGAGAAGGACCCGGAGAACCCGGAGATCGTGCTGACCGTCCGCGGGGTCGGCTACAAGGCCGGACCGCCGTGA
- the lpqB gene encoding MtrAB system accessory lipoprotein LpqB: protein MTMARGDRTGRHSVALLAAILTGLLVLTGCASLPESSAPQALGTINRAPTSAGPPPPLSGRDPDLLVSDFLTASADPTDRHAAARQYLTAETAGSWNDEASTTIVDRPDTLRESRSADKASYVIRARKVGELAGDGGYRATEGTLENKIEMSKIDGEWRITSLPSGVVMDANAFDKSYRRHVLYYVDPDSSLLVPDPRWVSVPRGQLTERLITMLGQGPQSAIAPVVRNQLAPPVTVREPITKANNEPGEVGIGIGGVRIDFAGLGGFGQRERELVAAQVVMTLSGADILGPYVLLADGKPLDERYAANGWSVADLDQYSASAPGQNRVGLHALRNGTLVQVTPDGIVTPSGSFGEATNLQSVGISADGQFVAAVADTGRADPEPARSLLIGNYGARAFPVAEGATIARPSWTPDGGAAWTVLNGDQVIRAVTDRATGNVSVQDVDTTALFEAFGSTDPEISELAVSRTGVRAALIADGKVYVAVIERRPDGRYALTSPLPVALGLSTSAVSLSWATGDTLMVAREGNVDPVFTVSIDGSQFTPVTPQNLTPPVRVVTAAPATQYVADSRAVLQLQTADPSRNDRFWREVPGLTGEQVVPVLPS, encoded by the coding sequence ATGACGATGGCGCGTGGTGATCGCACGGGACGGCACAGCGTGGCACTGCTCGCGGCCATCCTGACCGGTCTGCTCGTCCTCACCGGATGCGCCAGTCTGCCGGAGTCCTCGGCCCCCCAGGCACTGGGCACGATCAACCGGGCGCCCACCTCGGCAGGCCCACCGCCGCCGCTGTCGGGTCGCGATCCCGACCTGCTGGTCAGCGATTTCCTCACCGCCAGCGCCGACCCGACCGACCGGCACGCCGCCGCCCGCCAGTACTTGACGGCCGAGACCGCGGGCAGCTGGAACGACGAGGCGAGCACCACCATCGTCGACCGGCCCGACACCCTGCGCGAGTCGCGCTCGGCGGACAAGGCCAGCTACGTGATCCGCGCCCGCAAGGTCGGTGAGCTCGCCGGCGACGGGGGCTACCGCGCCACCGAGGGCACGCTGGAGAACAAGATCGAGATGAGCAAGATCGACGGTGAATGGCGGATCACTTCGCTGCCCTCGGGCGTCGTCATGGACGCGAACGCCTTCGACAAGTCCTACCGTCGCCACGTCCTGTACTACGTCGACCCGGACAGTTCCCTGCTGGTGCCGGATCCGCGCTGGGTCTCGGTGCCACGCGGCCAGCTCACCGAGCGGCTGATCACCATGCTCGGGCAGGGCCCGCAATCGGCGATCGCGCCGGTGGTCCGCAATCAGTTGGCCCCGCCGGTCACCGTGCGCGAGCCGATCACCAAGGCCAACAACGAACCGGGCGAGGTCGGGATCGGGATCGGCGGGGTGCGCATCGACTTCGCCGGGCTCGGCGGGTTCGGCCAGCGCGAGCGCGAACTGGTCGCCGCGCAGGTGGTGATGACGCTGTCCGGCGCCGACATCCTCGGCCCGTACGTGCTGCTCGCCGACGGCAAACCGCTCGACGAGCGGTACGCGGCCAACGGCTGGTCGGTCGCCGATCTGGACCAGTACAGCGCCTCGGCGCCGGGCCAGAACCGGGTCGGCCTGCACGCGCTGCGCAACGGCACGCTGGTCCAGGTCACCCCGGACGGCATCGTCACCCCGAGCGGGTCCTTCGGCGAGGCGACCAATCTGCAGTCGGTCGGCATCTCCGCCGACGGTCAGTTCGTGGCCGCGGTCGCCGACACCGGCCGGGCCGACCCGGAACCGGCGCGGTCACTGCTGATCGGCAACTACGGCGCCAGGGCGTTCCCGGTCGCCGAGGGCGCCACCATCGCCCGGCCCTCGTGGACACCCGACGGCGGCGCGGCCTGGACCGTGCTCAACGGTGATCAGGTGATCCGGGCGGTCACCGACCGCGCCACCGGCAACGTCTCGGTACAGGACGTCGACACCACCGCGCTGTTCGAGGCCTTCGGTTCCACCGATCCCGAGATCAGCGAGCTGGCGGTCTCGCGCACCGGGGTGCGCGCGGCCCTGATCGCCGACGGCAAGGTCTATGTCGCGGTGATCGAGCGCCGTCCCGACGGCCGGTACGCGCTCACCTCGCCGCTGCCGGTCGCGCTCGGCCTGAGTACCAGTGCGGTGTCGCTGAGCTGGGCGACCGGCGACACCCTCATGGTGGCGCGGGAGGGCAATGTCGACCCGGTCTTCACCGTGTCGATCGACGGTTCGCAGTTCACCCCGGTCACTCCCCAGAATCTCACCCCGCCGGTCCGGGTGGTCACCGCGGCGCCGGCCACCCAGTACGTCGCCGATTCTCGCGCTGTCCTGCAACTGCAGACCGCCGACCCGTCGCGCAACGACCGCTTCTGGCGTGAGGTGCCCGGGTTGACGGGGGAACAGGTCGTCCCGGTCCTGCCGAGCTGA